AAAATCCGATAAGCAGCTTAAGAGGGAGGACAGTTTGCATGCGGATAGCGATTGACGCCATGGGCGGGGATCATGCTCCCAAGGACATAGTTGAAGGCGCACTTGCCGCGGCAAGAGAGTGGAACGAAATTGAGGTTGTTCTAGTCGGCAATGCCGCTGAAATAGAGAAATATATGACGGATAAACCGGCGAATCTAACGGTTCGTCATACGGAGGAAATCATTGAAGCGGACGATGAGCCGGTTAAGGCTGTACGTCGCAAGAAGGACTCTTCCATGGTCGTCGCGGGCCGTATGGTGCGTGAGAAGGAAGCCGATGCGATGATTTCGGCGGGGAATACAGGAGCATTAATGACAACAGGCCTGCTCGTGATCGGCAGAATACCGGGGATCGAGCGACCTGCGCTTGCTCCAATGATTCCCACTGTGAACGGGAATGGACTTCTGGCACTCGACTTAGGGGCTAACATGGATGCAACTGCGGAACAGCTGTCTCAGTATGCGGTTATGGGGAGTGTCTATCGTAACAAAGTTCATGGTATTGACCGGCCGCGCGTTGGACTGCTGAATGTCGGTACGGAAGCCATGAAAGGGAATGAATTGACAAAAGCGGCATATCCATTA
This genomic window from Paenibacillus hexagrammi contains:
- the plsX gene encoding phosphate acyltransferase PlsX codes for the protein MRIAIDAMGGDHAPKDIVEGALAAAREWNEIEVVLVGNAAEIEKYMTDKPANLTVRHTEEIIEADDEPVKAVRRKKDSSMVVAGRMVREKEADAMISAGNTGALMTTGLLVIGRIPGIERPALAPMIPTVNGNGLLALDLGANMDATAEQLSQYAVMGSVYRNKVHGIDRPRVGLLNVGTEAMKGNELTKAAYPLMEQAPIHFIGNVESRDALRADCDVLVCDGFAGNIMLKSLEGAASVFFSVLKTEFTRTWYSKLAAAILKPGILKFRKKFDYTEHGAAPLLGVQGLVLKCHGSSDANAIKNAVRQAKIALQNNLVSAISTEIQSREVRETI